From the Pseudomonas putida genome, one window contains:
- a CDS encoding TIGR04211 family SH3 domain-containing protein yields the protein MPESRPASLALPALRGSLLAALVALAIPAHAEEPASDARWVSDSLSTYVRSGPTDGHRIVGTLKSGQKLTLIGSQGNYSQVRGQNGDLVWILTSDLQSVPGQNERLPQLDAQVAELSGQLKTIDDSWKNRVQGMQETLDSRKKLIDELEARNQALNEQLDQSQSNLRDTQARLGDENKQVMMRYMVYGGSIAGAGLLAGLILPALTRGRKKNDRWF from the coding sequence ATGCCTGAATCCCGCCCAGCCTCCCTTGCCCTCCCTGCCCTGCGCGGCAGCCTGCTCGCCGCCCTGGTGGCTCTTGCCATCCCCGCGCATGCCGAAGAGCCGGCCAGCGATGCGCGCTGGGTCAGCGACAGTTTGAGCACCTATGTGCGCAGTGGCCCGACCGATGGCCACCGCATCGTCGGCACGCTCAAGTCCGGGCAGAAACTCACCCTGATCGGCAGCCAGGGCAACTACAGCCAGGTGCGTGGGCAAAATGGCGACCTGGTGTGGATCCTCACCAGCGACCTGCAGTCGGTACCGGGCCAGAACGAGCGCCTGCCGCAGCTCGACGCCCAGGTGGCGGAGCTGTCCGGGCAGCTCAAGACCATTGATGACAGCTGGAAGAACCGCGTACAGGGCATGCAGGAAACACTCGACTCGCGCAAGAAGCTGATCGATGAACTGGAAGCCCGCAACCAGGCGCTCAACGAACAGCTCGACCAGAGCCAGTCGAACCTGCGCGATACCCAGGCACGCCTGGGCGACGAGAACAAGCAGGTGATGATGCGTTACATGGTGTATGGCGGCAGCATTGCTGGCGCCGGCCTGCTGGCGGGGCTGATCCTGCCGGCGCTGACCCGTGGGCGGAAGAAGAACGACCGCTGGTTCTGA